A single Xylella taiwanensis DNA region contains:
- a CDS encoding DUF596 domain-containing protein — translation MLTQEQIDFICEDLIHPLHFLWFGICDAHGIDTRKVNNDSFEERKNDFLFLLEKLLDEGKLKLAKKGEFITGTTEELVDLFRKSFPVSDEDVDMEGAGLWFFMDECPAGAVWVFKGEGENGEDYYEWT, via the coding sequence ATGTTAACGCAAGAACAAATAGATTTTATTTGTGAGGATTTAATCCATCCTTTGCATTTTCTTTGGTTTGGCATATGTGATGCACATGGAATTGATACTAGGAAAGTAAATAATGATTCGTTTGAAGAAAGAAAAAATGATTTTCTGTTTTTATTGGAGAAATTACTTGATGAGGGCAAGCTTAAGCTTGCCAAAAAAGGTGAATTTATTACGGGGACGACCGAAGAATTGGTTGATCTATTTAGAAAATCGTTTCCTGTTTCGGATGAAGATGTGGATATGGAAGGAGCAGGACTCTGGTTTTTTATGGATGAGTGTCCCGCTGGAGCGGTATGGGTGTTTAAAGGAGAAGGTGAAAATGGAGAAGATTATTATGAGTGGACGTGA
- a CDS encoding DUF769 domain-containing protein, translating into MLLQASLLNRSNVNVKAIPYDPKVQGGSNKAGHVKVFKSEALTDQDIKNYAQKLAGDVPLKQVSPGIYLAKLSDGTSVRLRSVSSSQKETGARWTIDIENNPSLRDITKETVELKFR; encoded by the coding sequence ATGTTGCTGCAAGCATCGCTGTTGAATCGAAGCAATGTCAATGTCAAAGCCATCCCGTATGATCCCAAAGTGCAAGGGGGAAGTAATAAAGCGGGTCATGTGAAGGTGTTTAAATCAGAGGCCTTAACTGATCAAGATATTAAAAACTATGCGCAAAAATTAGCCGGAGATGTGCCTTTAAAGCAGGTCAGCCCAGGTATTTATCTGGCTAAACTCAGTGATGGAACCAGTGTGCGTTTGAGGTCTGTTTCTTCTTCACAAAAAGAAACCGGAGCGAGGTGGACGATTGATATAGAAAATAATCCTTCTTTGCGAGACATTACAAAAGAAACAGTTGAACTTAAATTTAGGTGA
- a CDS encoding DNA/RNA non-specific endonuclease, which yields MIASSLGGAGDKINLVPQAKILNRSDWKEMENMFRQALQDGKSVNVNIDVYYPVNGGVRPNKFVVKAERLTGKKFQGHLTNES from the coding sequence TTGATTGCATCCAGCCTCGGCGGAGCCGGTGATAAGATCAATCTCGTGCCGCAAGCAAAGATTTTGAATCGAAGCGATTGGAAGGAAATGGAAAATATGTTTCGTCAAGCCTTGCAGGACGGTAAGTCCGTCAATGTCAACATTGATGTGTATTATCCAGTCAATGGGGGCGTGAGGCCGAATAAGTTTGTGGTTAAAGCAGAGAGATTAACGGGGAAAAAATTTCAAGGACATTTAACCAATGAATCATGA
- a CDS encoding type II toxin-antitoxin system RelE/ParE family toxin, whose protein sequence is MSYKVVFSPETEEQLAKLYRYIAAAASPDIAAHYTEAIVSYCESLGTFPLRGTMRNDVRPGLRITHYRKRVVIAFDVVDNLVSIIGVFYGGQDYETILHDHDDADE, encoded by the coding sequence ATGAGCTACAAGGTTGTTTTCTCACCTGAGACCGAAGAGCAGCTTGCCAAGCTATACCGCTACATCGCGGCAGCGGCCTCACCTGACATTGCAGCTCACTACACCGAAGCAATCGTCTCCTACTGTGAAAGTCTTGGCACGTTCCCCCTGCGCGGCACCATGCGCAACGATGTACGACCTGGCTTGCGCATCACGCACTACCGCAAGCGCGTCGTGATCGCCTTCGATGTGGTTGACAATCTGGTTTCCATCATAGGCGTGTTCTACGGCGGCCAGGATTACGAAACAATCCTGCACGATCACGATGACGCGGACGAATGA
- a CDS encoding DUF596 domain-containing protein, giving the protein MLTQEQIDSICDPDRAGEPLHFLWGYVGRAHGIGPQQIAQDSFEERKNDFLFIIGKFLDEGRFKLGNRKDGLIMEGSTEVLVEMFRSCFPASDEALEKGTWLVFEECPFVAVWVLKGVGEHGEDDYDWCF; this is encoded by the coding sequence ATGTTAACCCAAGAGCAGATAGATTCTATTTGTGACCCTGACAGGGCAGGGGAGCCTTTGCATTTTCTTTGGGGGTATGTAGGGAGGGCGCATGGAATTGGGCCTCAGCAGATAGCTCAGGATTCATTTGAAGAAAGAAAAAACGATTTTCTGTTTATCATCGGGAAATTCCTTGATGAGGGTCGTTTCAAGCTTGGTAATAGAAAGGACGGACTTATCATGGAGGGTTCCACCGAGGTGTTGGTGGAGATGTTTAGAAGCTGTTTTCCTGCTTCGGATGAAGCACTAGAGAAAGGAACTTGGTTGGTGTTTGAGGAGTGTCCATTCGTCGCCGTCTGGGTATTAAAAGGCGTAGGAGAACATGGTGAGGATGATTACGATTGGTGTTTTTGA